One Streptococcus sp. zg-86 DNA window includes the following coding sequences:
- a CDS encoding excalibur calcium-binding domain-containing protein has protein sequence MKKKKSLFLLLALSSLALVGFKEVKADTPIYRLYNRMNGEHLYTTSENEKDVLFQQHGWGYEGVAWNAPDTGTPVYRLYNAGLQNHLYTSDVNEVQVLTAKHGWIADNNAQPVFYSGGDIPIYRVYNQKLRGLHHWTTDQNEYAILPSHGWQQEGIKFYATTLGAPIQTQYAQSVPVVRPVQPIPLPTAPVEPIQTETPYYPNCKAVRAAGKAPLYRGQPGYGPHLDRDGDGTACERTATE, from the coding sequence ATGAAAAAGAAAAAATCCCTATTCCTCCTATTGGCCTTAAGTAGCTTAGCGCTTGTCGGTTTCAAAGAGGTAAAAGCAGATACACCAATCTATCGTCTGTACAACCGTATGAACGGTGAACATCTCTACACCACATCAGAAAATGAAAAAGATGTCTTATTTCAACAGCATGGTTGGGGATACGAAGGCGTTGCTTGGAATGCACCTGACACAGGAACACCTGTCTATCGCTTATACAATGCAGGTCTTCAAAATCATCTTTATACATCTGATGTTAATGAAGTACAGGTATTAACGGCAAAGCATGGTTGGATTGCTGATAACAATGCACAGCCCGTCTTTTATTCTGGAGGTGACATCCCAATCTACCGTGTCTACAATCAAAAATTAAGAGGGTTGCACCACTGGACAACTGATCAAAATGAATACGCCATTCTACCGAGCCATGGTTGGCAACAAGAAGGAATCAAATTCTATGCTACTACCTTAGGAGCACCAATCCAAACGCAGTATGCACAATCAGTACCAGTCGTACGACCTGTGCAACCTATTCCACTACCAACTGCACCGGTAGAACCAATCCAAACAGAAACACCTTACTACCCCAATTGTAAAGCAGTAAGAGCTGCAGGGAAGGCACCACTTTATAGAGGCCAGCCCGGATATGGGCCACACCTTGACCGAGATGGAGATGGTACTGCCTGTGAACGAACAGCAACGGAGTAA
- the typA gene encoding translational GTPase TypA encodes MTKLRNDIRNVAIIAHVDHGKTTLVDELLKQSQTLDERTQLDERAMDSNDIEKERGITILAKNTAVAYNGTRINIMDTPGHADFGGEVERIMKMVDGVVLVVDAYEGTMPQTRFVLKKALEQNLIPIVVVNKIDKPSARPAEVVDEVLELFIELGADDDQLEFPVVYASAINGTSSLSDDPADQEETMAPIFDTIIEHIPAPVDNSDEPLQFQVSLLDYNDFVGRIGIGRVFRGTVKVGDQVTLSKLDGTTKNFRVTKLFGFFGLERKEIQEAKAGDLIAVSGMEDIFVGETVTPTDAIEPLPVLRIDEPTLQMTFLVNNSPFAGREGKWITSRKVEERLLAELQTDVSLRVDATDSPDKWTVSGRGELHLSILIETMRREGYELQVSRPEVIIKEVDGVKMEPFERVQIDTPEEYQGSVIQSLSERKGEMLDMQATGNGQTRLVFLVPARGLIGYSTEFLSMTRGYGIMNHTFDQYLPVVPGEIGGRHRGALVSIDAGKATTYSIMRIEERGTIFVNPGTEVYEGMIIGENSRENDLTVNITTAKAMTNVRSATKDQTAVIKTPRILTLEESLEFLNDDEYMEVTPESIRLRKQILNKAERDKAAKKKKLAAEEG; translated from the coding sequence ATGACAAAATTAAGAAATGATATTCGTAATGTCGCGATCATCGCTCACGTTGACCATGGAAAAACAACCTTGGTTGATGAATTGCTAAAACAATCGCAAACGCTTGATGAGCGTACGCAATTGGATGAACGTGCAATGGATTCAAACGATATTGAAAAAGAGCGTGGAATTACCATTCTTGCAAAAAATACAGCAGTTGCTTATAACGGTACTCGTATCAACATCATGGATACACCAGGACACGCGGACTTCGGTGGAGAAGTAGAGCGGATTATGAAAATGGTTGACGGAGTTGTCCTTGTAGTGGACGCCTATGAAGGAACCATGCCACAAACGCGTTTTGTATTGAAAAAAGCCTTGGAGCAAAACCTGATACCAATCGTTGTGGTGAATAAGATTGACAAACCGTCAGCTCGCCCAGCAGAAGTCGTTGATGAAGTCTTGGAACTGTTTATTGAGTTGGGTGCAGACGATGACCAATTGGAATTCCCAGTTGTATACGCATCAGCCATCAATGGAACCTCGTCTCTTTCTGATGATCCAGCAGACCAAGAAGAAACAATGGCGCCAATTTTTGATACCATTATCGAGCATATTCCAGCGCCAGTAGACAACTCAGATGAACCCTTGCAATTCCAAGTATCGCTCTTGGACTATAATGATTTCGTTGGTCGTATCGGTATCGGACGCGTCTTTCGTGGAACAGTAAAAGTCGGAGACCAAGTAACTCTTTCGAAGCTAGACGGTACAACGAAAAATTTCCGTGTTACTAAGCTCTTTGGTTTCTTTGGACTGGAACGCAAGGAAATCCAAGAAGCAAAAGCTGGTGATTTAATTGCCGTTTCTGGTATGGAAGACATCTTCGTCGGTGAAACAGTAACACCAACTGATGCCATTGAACCATTGCCAGTGCTTCGTATCGATGAGCCAACCCTTCAGATGACCTTCCTTGTGAACAATTCACCATTTGCAGGTCGTGAAGGAAAATGGATTACTTCTCGTAAGGTAGAAGAGCGTCTTCTGGCTGAATTGCAGACAGACGTATCGCTCCGTGTTGATGCGACAGATTCACCAGATAAATGGACTGTATCTGGTCGTGGTGAATTGCACTTGTCTATCTTAATTGAAACCATGCGTCGTGAAGGTTATGAACTTCAAGTGTCACGTCCTGAGGTCATCATTAAAGAAGTTGATGGTGTGAAAATGGAGCCGTTTGAGCGTGTGCAAATCGATACTCCTGAAGAATATCAAGGATCTGTTATCCAAAGTTTATCTGAACGCAAGGGTGAGATGTTGGATATGCAGGCGACAGGAAATGGTCAAACCCGACTTGTTTTCCTTGTCCCAGCTCGTGGCTTGATTGGCTATTCAACCGAATTCCTTTCAATGACTCGTGGATACGGAATCATGAACCATACCTTTGATCAGTACCTTCCAGTCGTTCCAGGTGAAATCGGTGGTCGTCACCGTGGCGCCTTGGTGTCAATTGATGCAGGAAAAGCAACCACTTACTCTATCATGCGGATTGAAGAGCGTGGAACAATTTTCGTTAATCCAGGTACAGAAGTATATGAGGGAATGATTATTGGGGAAAATTCCCGTGAGAATGACTTGACAGTGAACATCACGACAGCCAAGGCTATGACAAACGTTCGTTCAGCAACCAAGGACCAAACAGCGGTGATTAAAACACCACGTATTTTAACCTTGGAAGAATCGCTTGAGTTCTTGAATGACGATGAATATATGGAAGTCACACCAGAGTCGATTCGTTTACGCAAACAAATTTTAAATAAAGCAGAGCGTGACAAAGCCGCTAAGAAGAAAAAATTAGCGGCCGAAGAGGGCTAA
- a CDS encoding PTS transporter subunit IIBC: MKKFLSFEFWQKFGKCLMVVIAVMPAAGLMVSIGNSLPLLSADSELLVRIGNIIAQIGWGIIGNLHLLFALAIGGSWAKERAGGAFSAGLAFILINLITGNFFGVTVDMLSDAEAHVSTIFGTQIPVANYFVNVLGQPALNMGVFVGIIAGFVGATAFNKYYNYRKLPDALTFFNGKRFVPFVVIYRSILMALVLAVFWPLVQTGINSFGKWIANSQDTAPVLAPFIYGTLERLLLPFGLHHMLTIPMNYTSLGGTYEIMTGTQAGQQVFGQDPLWLAWITDLINLKGAGDMSQYNDLLATVTPARFKVGQMIGSTGILMGLTLAMYRNVDPDKKSKYKGMFVSSALAVFLTGVTEPIEYMFMFAAMPLYVVYAVIQGAAFAMADIVNLRVHSFGNIEFLTRTPMALKAGIGLDVVNFIWVSTLFAVLMYFIADFMIKKMNLATAGRNGNYDTETVEDTPVSGNAGVADGNSQVVQIINLLGGRENIADVDACMTRLRVTVNHVEKVGEEAAWKQAGAMGLIIKGSGVQAVYGPKADVLKSDIQDLLDSGLEIPKTTVVVTEEALVEDQYRGITAEVHAVADGQAMAITEVSDPVFAQKMMGDGYAIEPVNGNVYAPVSGLVTSVFPTKHAVGLLTDSGLEVLVHVGLDTVALNGAPFSIKVSDGQRVEAGDLLLVADLEAIKSADRETTIVVVFTNTAEIKAVHLQNLGVVGKDTVLAQVEL, encoded by the coding sequence ATGAAAAAATTTCTTAGTTTTGAATTTTGGCAAAAATTCGGAAAATGTTTGATGGTCGTGATTGCCGTTATGCCTGCTGCGGGTTTAATGGTTAGCATTGGAAATTCCTTGCCCTTGTTGAGTGCAGATTCTGAGCTGTTGGTTCGTATTGGCAATATCATTGCTCAAATCGGTTGGGGGATTATCGGCAATCTTCATCTCTTATTTGCTCTTGCGATTGGTGGTAGTTGGGCGAAGGAACGTGCAGGAGGAGCTTTCTCAGCAGGACTTGCCTTTATCTTAATTAACTTGATTACAGGGAACTTCTTTGGGGTCACTGTCGACATGTTGTCAGATGCTGAAGCACATGTCAGCACTATCTTTGGAACGCAGATTCCTGTTGCTAATTATTTTGTCAATGTCCTTGGGCAACCAGCCTTAAATATGGGAGTCTTTGTCGGAATTATTGCTGGTTTTGTTGGAGCGACAGCTTTTAACAAATACTACAATTACCGGAAATTACCAGATGCTTTGACCTTCTTTAACGGAAAACGGTTTGTGCCGTTTGTGGTGATTTACCGCTCAATCTTAATGGCTCTTGTTCTAGCAGTCTTTTGGCCTCTAGTTCAAACAGGAATCAATAGCTTTGGGAAATGGATTGCCAATTCACAAGATACGGCACCAGTTCTAGCTCCATTTATCTATGGAACCTTGGAACGTCTCTTATTGCCATTTGGCTTACATCATATGTTGACCATTCCAATGAACTACACATCGCTCGGCGGAACTTACGAAATCATGACAGGGACCCAAGCTGGTCAACAAGTATTTGGACAAGATCCGCTTTGGTTGGCATGGATTACAGACTTGATTAACCTTAAAGGTGCAGGTGATATGAGTCAGTACAACGATCTTCTAGCAACGGTCACACCGGCTCGTTTCAAGGTTGGACAAATGATTGGGTCAACGGGTATCCTTATGGGCTTGACCCTTGCCATGTACCGCAATGTTGATCCTGATAAAAAATCCAAATATAAAGGGATGTTTGTCTCGTCTGCCCTTGCGGTTTTCTTGACAGGAGTAACAGAGCCGATTGAATACATGTTCATGTTTGCTGCAATGCCACTTTACGTCGTCTATGCAGTCATTCAAGGGGCTGCCTTTGCTATGGCTGATATTGTGAATTTGCGTGTGCATTCTTTCGGAAATATCGAATTCTTGACTCGTACACCAATGGCTCTTAAAGCCGGTATCGGACTGGATGTGGTCAACTTTATCTGGGTATCTACCCTCTTTGCAGTCTTGATGTACTTTATTGCAGATTTCATGATTAAAAAAATGAACCTGGCAACAGCAGGTCGAAATGGAAACTATGATACTGAAACAGTCGAAGATACGCCTGTTTCTGGCAATGCTGGGGTTGCAGATGGCAATTCACAAGTTGTGCAAATTATCAACCTTTTAGGCGGTCGTGAAAATATCGCTGATGTAGATGCTTGTATGACTCGCTTACGTGTTACGGTCAATCATGTTGAAAAAGTCGGCGAAGAAGCTGCATGGAAACAGGCAGGTGCTATGGGCTTGATTATCAAGGGTTCAGGTGTACAAGCAGTCTACGGACCAAAAGCGGATGTCTTGAAATCAGATATCCAAGATTTGCTTGATTCTGGACTTGAAATTCCTAAAACGACTGTAGTCGTTACGGAAGAAGCACTTGTAGAAGACCAGTATAGAGGCATCACAGCTGAAGTACATGCTGTGGCAGATGGTCAAGCAATGGCCATTACCGAAGTGAGTGATCCCGTCTTTGCGCAAAAAATGATGGGGGATGGCTATGCAATCGAGCCTGTAAATGGCAATGTCTACGCACCAGTTTCTGGTCTTGTGACGAGTGTCTTTCCAACCAAGCATGCTGTAGGTCTCTTGACTGATAGCGGTTTGGAAGTTTTAGTTCACGTTGGACTAGATACCGTTGCCCTAAACGGCGCACCGTTCTCTATCAAGGTATCAGACGGCCAACGTGTGGAAGCAGGTGACTTGCTTCTTGTCGCAGACCTTGAAGCAATCAAATCAGCAGATCGTGAAACGACAATTGTTGTCGTTTTCACCAATACAGCTGAAATCAAAGCAGTCCACCTGCAAAATCTTGGAGTGGTAGGTAAAGATACTGTTCTTGCGCAAGTAGAGTTGTAA
- a CDS encoding YebC/PmpR family DNA-binding transcriptional regulator has product MGRKWANIVAKKTAKDGANSKVYAKFGVEIYAAAKKGDPDPETNTALKFVIDRAKQAQVPKHIIDKAIDKAKGNTDETFVEGRYEGFGPNGSMLIVDTLTSNVNRTAANVRAAFGKNGGNMGASGSVSYLFDNKGVIVFAGDDADSIFEQLLEADVDVEDVEAEEGTITVYTAPTDLHKALVALREAGTSEFQVTELEMIPQSEVVLEGDDLATFEKLYDVLEDDEDVQKVYTNVEGF; this is encoded by the coding sequence ATGGGACGTAAATGGGCCAATATTGTAGCCAAAAAAACAGCTAAGGACGGAGCAAACTCAAAAGTTTATGCTAAATTCGGTGTAGAAATCTATGCAGCAGCGAAAAAAGGCGATCCAGATCCAGAAACCAATACAGCCTTAAAATTCGTTATTGATCGTGCCAAACAAGCGCAAGTACCAAAACACATCATTGATAAGGCCATTGACAAGGCAAAAGGAAATACAGACGAAACGTTCGTAGAAGGTCGTTATGAAGGTTTTGGGCCAAATGGTTCGATGCTGATTGTTGATACCCTTACTTCAAACGTGAACCGTACAGCAGCAAATGTCCGTGCTGCTTTTGGTAAAAATGGTGGAAATATGGGAGCGAGCGGCTCTGTTTCCTACTTGTTTGACAACAAGGGAGTGATTGTCTTTGCGGGTGACGATGCTGACAGCATCTTTGAGCAATTGCTAGAAGCAGACGTTGATGTAGAGGATGTGGAAGCTGAAGAAGGAACGATTACTGTCTATACTGCTCCAACAGATTTGCACAAAGCTCTTGTAGCCTTGCGTGAAGCAGGTACTAGTGAATTCCAAGTGACAGAATTAGAAATGATTCCTCAGTCAGAAGTTGTTTTAGAAGGTGATGATCTTGCAACCTTCGAAAAATTATATGATGTTTTAGAAGATGACGAAGACGTTCAAAAAGTCTATACGAATGTTGAAGGATTTTAA
- a CDS encoding PadR family transcriptional regulator, producing MKRNKHLPLTETTYYILLALLEPNHGYAIMQEVETMSEGNVRIAAGTMYGAIENLLKLDWIVAVPSTDSRRKIYQITPTGKSILALETERIRKLSTLASRFDF from the coding sequence ATGAAACGCAATAAACACCTACCACTGACCGAAACAACCTACTATATCCTACTGGCATTACTTGAGCCGAACCACGGATACGCTATTATGCAGGAAGTGGAGACCATGAGCGAGGGCAATGTTCGTATCGCAGCAGGCACCATGTACGGAGCGATTGAAAACCTGCTCAAGTTGGACTGGATTGTCGCTGTACCAAGCACAGACAGCCGGAGAAAAATCTACCAGATTACCCCCACGGGAAAGAGTATTCTAGCACTCGAAACCGAGCGCATACGAAAGCTGAGTACTCTCGCTAGCCGTTTTGATTTTTAA
- a CDS encoding DUF2812 domain-containing protein has protein sequence MKKHKIFVTIPDEEKWINQVQSKGYRLIKVNPYTAAYTFEKVEQLADIPIVRIDYRKFASKQAYFDYLSLFTECGWTLIPGSNRWSYQYFTHVDNNGDTDIFSDDESRNALYQRVRQQVLTFFTIFIANFTIIFQLSSHHQQSVWNLKELYLTPDLWGKSGFDFWLNFLFETPFVLLRSMFPSLIILGGALFYLYMAYKNRPKKQE, from the coding sequence ATGAAAAAGCATAAAATCTTTGTAACAATTCCAGATGAAGAAAAGTGGATTAACCAAGTTCAATCCAAAGGCTATCGATTGATCAAGGTCAATCCTTACACTGCCGCTTATACCTTTGAAAAAGTCGAACAACTAGCAGATATCCCTATCGTTCGGATTGACTACCGAAAATTTGCTTCTAAACAGGCTTATTTCGACTATTTATCTCTCTTTACAGAATGTGGCTGGACCCTGATTCCTGGTAGTAACCGCTGGAGCTATCAGTATTTTACGCATGTTGACAATAATGGTGATACAGATATTTTTTCAGATGACGAATCCCGCAATGCTCTCTATCAACGTGTGAGACAGCAGGTCCTGACTTTTTTTACTATCTTTATAGCAAACTTCACCATTATCTTCCAACTCAGCTCTCATCACCAGCAAAGCGTTTGGAACCTCAAAGAACTCTATCTAACTCCTGACCTCTGGGGAAAATCAGGTTTTGACTTTTGGTTGAATTTTCTATTTGAAACTCCCTTTGTCCTTTTACGAAGTATGTTCCCATCCCTCATTATCTTAGGAGGCGCCCTTTTTTACCTCTATATGGCTTATAAAAATAGACCTAAAAAACAGGAGTGA
- the glgP gene encoding glycogen/starch/alpha-glucan family phosphorylase: MTNFTAFAEANTAKKLAELTNEEIYFQLLAYVKETAASKPKNTGKRKVYYISAEFLIGKLLSNNLINLGVYKEIQAELAVAGKSLSQVEDVEPEPSLGNGGLGRLASCFVDSMSTLAINGEGVGLNYHCGLFKQVLQQNEQEAEPNFWMEDQSWLIPTDISYQVPFKDFTLTSKLDRLDILGYKKETKNYLNLFDIEQVNYSLIEDGIAFDKTNIQENLTLFLYPDDSDKNGELLRIYQQYFMVSNAAQLLIDEALERGSNLHDLAEYAYVQINDTHPSMVIPELIRLLTEQHGLDFAEAVDIVRNMTGYTNHTILAEALEKWPLTFLEEVVPHLVAIIKELDALVRASYSDPAVQIIDETGRVHMAHMDIHFSNSVNGVAALHTEILKNAELKVFYDLYPEKFNNKTNGITFRRWLEFANQDLADYIKELIGDGYLENATELEKLLAYADDKAVHAKLAEIKFQNKLALKRYLKENKGIDLDENSIIDTQIKRFHEYKRQQMNALYVIHKYLEIKNGNLPKRKLTVIFGGKAAPAYIIAQDIIHLILCLSELINNDPEVSPYLNVHLVENYNVTVAEKLIPATDISEQISLASKEASGTGNMKFMLNGALTLGTMDGANVEIVELAGGANIYTFGKDSDTIIDLYETGGYVSREYYANDEEIKRAVDFIVSEDLVRLGNSERLERLYQELLNKDWFMTLIDLKEYIAVKEQVLLDYEDQDAWNKKVIHNIAKAGFFSSDRTIEQYNEDIWHSH, translated from the coding sequence ATGACTAATTTTACAGCATTTGCAGAAGCAAATACAGCAAAAAAGCTAGCCGAATTAACAAATGAGGAAATCTATTTCCAACTATTGGCATATGTCAAGGAAACAGCTGCAAGCAAACCAAAGAATACAGGGAAGCGGAAGGTTTACTACATCTCAGCAGAGTTTCTTATCGGAAAACTCTTGTCTAATAATTTAATTAACTTAGGTGTCTATAAAGAGATTCAAGCAGAGTTAGCAGTAGCTGGGAAATCACTCAGTCAGGTAGAAGATGTTGAGCCAGAGCCGTCATTGGGAAATGGTGGGCTTGGTCGCTTAGCATCGTGTTTTGTCGATTCAATGTCTACACTTGCTATCAATGGTGAGGGAGTGGGACTGAACTATCATTGCGGTCTTTTTAAGCAGGTCTTGCAGCAAAATGAGCAGGAAGCAGAGCCGAACTTTTGGATGGAAGATCAGTCTTGGTTGATTCCGACAGACATCAGCTACCAAGTGCCATTTAAAGATTTCACTTTGACCTCTAAGTTGGATCGGTTGGATATCTTGGGGTACAAGAAAGAGACCAAAAACTACCTCAACTTGTTTGATATTGAGCAGGTCAATTATAGCTTGATAGAAGACGGAATTGCCTTTGATAAGACCAATATTCAAGAAAACTTGACCCTCTTCCTTTACCCCGATGATTCGGATAAAAATGGGGAATTGCTCCGTATCTATCAACAATATTTCATGGTGTCAAATGCAGCCCAGCTCTTGATTGATGAGGCCCTTGAACGCGGTAGCAACCTCCATGACTTGGCAGAGTATGCATATGTGCAAATCAATGACACTCATCCTTCAATGGTGATTCCAGAATTGATTCGTCTTTTGACGGAACAACACGGCCTTGATTTTGCAGAAGCGGTTGACATTGTGCGGAATATGACAGGCTATACCAACCACACTATTTTGGCGGAGGCCTTGGAAAAATGGCCTCTTACTTTCCTAGAAGAAGTGGTTCCACACTTGGTTGCGATTATCAAGGAATTAGATGCCTTGGTGCGGGCTAGTTATTCAGATCCTGCGGTTCAAATCATTGATGAAACAGGTCGTGTTCACATGGCGCATATGGATATTCATTTTTCGAATTCAGTCAATGGGGTAGCAGCACTCCATACGGAAATCTTGAAAAATGCTGAATTAAAAGTCTTTTATGACCTCTATCCAGAGAAATTCAATAATAAAACAAATGGGATTACCTTCCGTCGCTGGTTGGAATTTGCCAACCAAGATTTGGCAGATTATATCAAGGAATTGATCGGTGACGGCTATCTTGAAAATGCGACAGAGCTTGAAAAATTATTGGCCTATGCAGATGACAAGGCCGTTCATGCCAAGTTAGCTGAAATCAAATTCCAGAATAAATTGGCCCTTAAACGTTACCTAAAAGAGAACAAGGGAATTGACTTGGATGAGAATTCTATTATCGATACGCAAATCAAGCGATTCCATGAGTACAAACGCCAGCAGATGAATGCCCTTTATGTGATTCATAAATATTTGGAAATCAAAAATGGCAACCTGCCAAAACGCAAGCTGACTGTTATCTTCGGTGGGAAGGCTGCGCCAGCTTACATTATTGCCCAAGACATTATTCACCTAATTCTCTGCCTGTCAGAATTGATCAACAATGATCCAGAAGTCAGTCCTTACCTCAATGTGCATTTGGTGGAAAACTACAATGTTACCGTTGCGGAAAAATTGATTCCTGCGACAGATATTTCAGAACAAATTTCCCTAGCCTCTAAAGAAGCATCTGGTACTGGAAATATGAAATTCATGTTGAATGGTGCTTTGACATTAGGAACCATGGACGGTGCCAACGTCGAGATTGTAGAGCTTGCTGGTGGCGCAAATATCTATACATTCGGTAAGGATTCAGATACGATTATTGACTTGTATGAAACCGGCGGCTACGTATCACGTGAATACTATGCCAATGATGAAGAAATCAAGCGTGCGGTTGACTTTATTGTGAGTGAGGACTTGGTCCGTCTCGGAAATAGCGAACGCTTGGAACGCCTGTACCAAGAACTCTTGAACAAGGACTGGTTTATGACCTTGATTGACTTGAAAGAGTATATTGCTGTCAAAGAGCAGGTCTTGTTAGACTATGAAGACCAAGATGCGTGGAACAAGAAAGTGATCCACAATATCGCAAAAGCAGGCTTCTTCTCATCAGATCGTACCATTGAGCAGTACAATGAGGATATCTGGCATAGCCACTAA
- a CDS encoding endonuclease/exonuclease/phosphatase family protein, with product MKLLTLNVHAWLEDNQVEKINILARTIADKQYDVVALQEVNQLMTARPVTRDLKEDNYGLLLVEKINQISKEKYSLFWSNSHIGYDKYDEGIAFLTKLPVYEVDSFYCTEHQTVQSILSRKIIGITVAYQGQLIDCYSCHMNLPNCQEEDPIDNLRTIMERSSRSCLKILMGDFNTDAISAPKDYEAMKGVGLLDTYELAQEKDAGITVSKAIDGWSGHGAQKRIDYIFLSQEREVLTSQVIFNGENQAVVSDHFGLEVHVKY from the coding sequence ATGAAATTACTAACGCTCAATGTTCATGCCTGGTTGGAGGACAATCAGGTGGAGAAAATCAATATCTTGGCTCGGACAATTGCAGACAAGCAATATGATGTGGTGGCCCTTCAAGAGGTTAATCAGTTAATGACTGCACGTCCGGTAACTAGAGATTTAAAAGAAGATAATTATGGCTTGTTACTGGTTGAGAAAATCAATCAGATAAGCAAGGAGAAGTATTCCTTGTTCTGGAGTAATTCGCATATTGGCTATGACAAGTATGATGAGGGAATTGCCTTTCTCACCAAGCTACCTGTCTATGAAGTCGATTCGTTTTACTGCACGGAGCATCAGACGGTGCAATCGATTTTATCACGCAAGATTATTGGTATCACAGTTGCTTATCAGGGGCAACTCATCGATTGTTATTCCTGCCACATGAACCTGCCAAATTGTCAGGAGGAAGATCCTATAGACAATCTACGGACAATCATGGAACGTTCCAGTCGATCTTGTTTAAAGATTCTGATGGGAGACTTTAATACAGATGCGATTTCTGCTCCAAAAGACTATGAGGCGATGAAAGGAGTTGGCTTGCTTGACACCTATGAACTAGCTCAGGAAAAGGATGCGGGGATCACGGTATCAAAAGCTATTGATGGCTGGAGTGGTCATGGGGCACAAAAGCGAATTGACTACATCTTTTTGAGCCAAGAACGCGAAGTACTAACAAGCCAAGTTATATTTAATGGAGAAAATCAAGCAGTTGTTTCAGATCATTTTGGTCTTGAAGTCCATGTGAAATATTAG